A window of the Streptomyces albireticuli genome harbors these coding sequences:
- a CDS encoding type III pantothenate kinase has product MLLTIDVGNTHTVLGLFDGEDIVEHWRVSTDARRTADELAVLLQGLMGMHPLLGEELGDGIDGIAICSTVPSVLHELREVTRRYYGDVPAVLVEPGVKTGVPILMDNPKEVGADRIVNAVAAVELYGGPCVVVDFGTATTFDAVSARGEYAGGVIAPGIEISVEALGVKGAQLRKIELARPRSVIGKNTVEAMQSGILYGFAGQVDGVVNRMARELADDPDDVTVIATGGLSPLVLGEASVIDEHEPWLTLIGLRLVYERNVARS; this is encoded by the coding sequence ATGCTGCTCACCATCGATGTCGGCAACACCCACACCGTCCTCGGCCTGTTCGACGGCGAGGACATCGTCGAGCACTGGCGAGTGTCCACCGACGCCCGCCGCACCGCCGACGAACTGGCCGTCCTGCTCCAGGGCCTGATGGGCATGCACCCGCTGCTCGGCGAGGAGCTGGGTGACGGCATCGACGGCATCGCCATCTGCTCCACGGTCCCCTCGGTCCTGCACGAGCTCCGCGAGGTCACCCGCCGCTATTACGGCGACGTCCCCGCGGTCCTGGTCGAGCCGGGCGTCAAGACCGGCGTGCCGATCCTCATGGACAACCCCAAGGAGGTCGGCGCCGACCGCATCGTCAACGCCGTCGCGGCCGTCGAGCTCTACGGCGGCCCCTGCGTCGTCGTCGACTTCGGCACGGCCACCACCTTCGACGCCGTCAGCGCCCGTGGCGAGTACGCGGGCGGGGTGATCGCCCCGGGCATCGAGATCTCCGTCGAGGCGCTGGGCGTCAAGGGCGCCCAGCTCCGCAAGATCGAGCTGGCCCGCCCGCGCAGCGTCATCGGCAAGAACACCGTCGAGGCCATGCAGTCCGGGATCCTCTACGGCTTCGCGGGCCAGGTCGACGGCGTCGTCAACCGCATGGCGCGCGAGCTCGCCGACGACCCCGACGACGTCACGGTCATCGCCACCGGCGGCCTGTCGCCGCTGGTCCTCGGCGAGGCCTCGGTGATCGACGAGCACGAGCCGTGGCTCACGCTCATCGGCCTGCGCCTGGTCTACGAGCGCAACGTCGCCCGGTCCTGA